A genomic segment from Candidatus Eisenbacteria bacterium encodes:
- a CDS encoding CpsD/CapB family tyrosine-protein kinase: MNGNGVPILDRYDPEAPSAIEFRRLYSRLKYRMGEKPVFPLMMTSSKHEEGKTTTAAFLALTIARSEEGRVLLVDMDLHRPRIHRLYGLPMQGGVSEFLQGAEPFDRLPKSTPLPNLDILTSGRMVRSPSALFDPPLLRGFLEELSRRYPVVIIDSPPLLPVSDTMVLSTLVASILLVVMAGKTPREVVARGTEILRDVNAPLAGVVINNSRGVLPYYYNYKYYGYRRKE; encoded by the coding sequence ATGAACGGGAACGGCGTGCCGATCCTCGACCGGTACGATCCCGAGGCGCCGAGCGCGATCGAGTTTCGCAGACTTTATTCACGCCTCAAGTATAGGATGGGGGAGAAGCCGGTTTTTCCCCTGATGATGACGAGCTCGAAGCACGAAGAGGGGAAGACGACGACCGCGGCTTTCCTCGCGCTCACGATCGCGCGAAGCGAGGAAGGGCGTGTGCTTCTCGTCGACATGGATCTTCATCGCCCGCGCATCCACCGCCTCTACGGTCTCCCGATGCAAGGAGGCGTCAGCGAGTTCCTCCAGGGGGCGGAGCCGTTCGATCGGCTTCCGAAGAGCACGCCCCTCCCCAACCTGGACATCCTGACGAGCGGGCGAATGGTGCGTTCCCCATCCGCTCTCTTCGATCCTCCGCTTCTCCGCGGCTTCCTCGAGGAGCTGTCGAGGCGTTATCCGGTCGTGATCATCGACTCTCCGCCTCTCCTTCCCGTGAGCGACACGATGGTCCTCAGCACGCTCGTCGCGTCGATACTCTTGGTGGTGATGGCGGGGAAGACGCCGCGGGAAGTGGTCGCGCGGGGGACGGAGATCCTGAGGGACGTGAACGCCCCTCTCGCGGGCGTCGTTATCAACAACTCGAGGGGTGTCCTGCCATACTACTACAACTACAAGTACTACGGCTATCGCCGGAAGGAATAG
- a CDS encoding glycosyltransferase family 2 protein, with the protein MPTVPVAARPVDLSILVPVYNEKENVGALHAETVPVLDRLGLTWEMVFVDDGSIDGTHEALAAIRREDARVRVVRLRRNFGQTTALAAGFDYARGDRVVTLDGDLQNDPRDIPLLLEKMNEGYEVVSGWRRDRKEPFLTRRFPSAAANRLIAYLSGVPIHDFGCTLKAYDRSVFERLPLYAETHRFLPALASLSGARMTETVVRHHPRRSGRSKYGLSRVGKVLVDLLALQMILHFSTRPRRWFGALALPFAVSGTVCGAWAAAAYLAEPEGPPAIVLPGATFLLFFLSFFLLSLGWFAELVTATGIREKRLARVLGGPGR; encoded by the coding sequence GTGCCGACCGTCCCTGTAGCCGCCCGTCCCGTCGACCTCTCGATTCTCGTTCCGGTCTACAACGAGAAGGAGAACGTCGGCGCTCTCCACGCGGAGACCGTTCCGGTTCTCGATCGGCTCGGGCTCACATGGGAGATGGTCTTCGTGGACGACGGATCGATCGACGGGACGCACGAGGCGCTCGCGGCGATCCGGCGCGAGGACGCGAGGGTGCGCGTCGTCCGACTTCGCAGGAACTTCGGGCAGACAACGGCGCTCGCCGCGGGCTTCGATTACGCGAGGGGGGATCGGGTCGTCACCCTCGACGGGGATCTCCAGAATGACCCGCGCGACATCCCGCTTCTTCTCGAGAAGATGAACGAGGGATACGAGGTCGTGAGCGGCTGGCGGCGCGATCGGAAGGAGCCGTTCCTGACGCGCCGATTCCCTTCCGCCGCCGCCAACCGACTGATCGCCTATCTTTCGGGAGTGCCGATCCACGATTTCGGATGCACGCTGAAGGCATACGACCGGAGCGTGTTCGAACGGCTTCCGCTCTACGCCGAGACGCATCGTTTCCTCCCCGCGCTCGCCTCTCTCTCCGGGGCGCGCATGACGGAGACGGTCGTGCGCCACCATCCGCGCCGTTCCGGGCGTTCGAAGTACGGGCTCTCCCGCGTCGGCAAGGTGCTCGTCGATCTCCTCGCGCTCCAGATGATCCTGCACTTCTCGACGCGCCCGCGCCGCTGGTTCGGCGCTCTCGCCCTCCCGTTCGCGGTCTCAGGCACCGTATGCGGCGCATGGGCGGCGGCGGCCTATCTTGCTGAACCGGAAGGCCCGCCGGCGATCGTGCTGCCGGGCGCGACGTTTCTCCTCTTCTTCCTGTCGTTCTTCCTTCTCTCGCTCGGGTGGTTCGCGGAGCTCGTCACGGCGACCGGCATCCGCGAGAAGAGGCTCGCGCGCGTTCTCGGAGGGCCCGGACGATGA
- a CDS encoding glycosyltransferase, whose protein sequence is MNESAIPAARAGCSVLVYLPYATARLGEILSSIHEGMRGEEYEVLLLDDGTGRGAEWKETFGEGPAPVRVVRLARRFGEAVALDAALPHARGATLLTIPAGTPVTAEEILSLLAEIRRGSDLVVGCRSGQTGSFFERIPLSIYRGMARRATGIAFRDFASGVRAFRREVAEEIALYGEMVRFLPILAAGRGYRVAQIGIAGKWPRPAGGARARFQPMTYVHRMLDVLTLYFLLRFTKKPLRFFGLLGMLLLLPGVLIILYLFLVRILLHQGIAGRPLLLLGILLMVLGVQTISIGLIGEMIIFTHSRETRDYSVLEVLE, encoded by the coding sequence ATGAACGAATCGGCGATTCCCGCGGCGCGCGCCGGCTGTTCGGTTCTCGTGTACCTTCCGTACGCGACCGCCCGCCTCGGGGAGATCCTCTCGTCGATCCACGAGGGAATGCGCGGCGAGGAGTACGAGGTACTTCTCCTCGACGACGGGACGGGGCGAGGCGCGGAGTGGAAGGAGACGTTCGGCGAGGGGCCGGCTCCCGTTCGCGTCGTGCGGCTCGCGCGGCGCTTCGGCGAAGCGGTCGCCCTCGACGCGGCGCTTCCGCACGCGCGCGGCGCAACGCTTCTCACGATCCCTGCCGGAACACCGGTCACCGCGGAGGAGATCCTCTCGCTCCTTGCCGAGATCCGGCGGGGATCCGACCTCGTGGTCGGCTGCCGTTCCGGACAGACCGGTTCCTTTTTCGAGCGCATCCCGCTTTCGATTTACCGGGGCATGGCGCGCCGCGCGACCGGAATCGCGTTTCGCGATTTCGCGAGCGGCGTGCGCGCCTTCCGACGCGAGGTGGCGGAAGAGATCGCCCTCTACGGCGAGATGGTCCGGTTCCTTCCGATCTTGGCGGCGGGGCGCGGGTATCGGGTCGCGCAGATCGGCATTGCCGGAAAGTGGCCGCGCCCGGCAGGCGGCGCGCGCGCCCGCTTCCAGCCGATGACCTATGTCCACCGCATGCTCGATGTCCTGACGCTCTATTTTCTGCTGCGCTTCACAAAGAAGCCGCTCCGGTTCTTCGGGCTTCTCGGCATGCTTCTCCTCCTCCCCGGGGTGTTGATCATTCTCTATCTCTTCCTCGTCCGCATCCTCCTCCACCAAGGGATCGCCGGCCGCCCGCTTCTCCTCCTCGGCATCCTGCTCATGGTCCTCGGCGTGCAGACGATCTCGATCGGCCTGATCGGTGAGATGATCATCTTTACGCACTCGCGCGAGACCCGGGACTACAGCGTTCTCGAGGTCCTCGAATGA